The stretch of DNA ttagtcattatgaaaataaaaaaaacaagataatataaaatcattGATTTGATATTACGAATTTGTtactttaaataataatagtgaATCCAATAGTTAAAGTATAGTGTCCATGTCAGCATAACGATATCaaagtaaaatgaaatgagagtaTAGTATAGATCATAAATTTTCGCGATTATGTGATATATCTATACATTACAAATGATTCCAATGCAAaattagttttagaaaataaaacaaacgaTTCTACGCAGGCTTCCTtcaatttttgtctttttttttttaaatgagtgacCACAAGGATTCATCCGAATAAAGCGTTGTCATGGAACCTAATCGGGAAGAAGTGGTACCAAGCAATTGACACTAAAGCGTTGGGGAGCGTTGCTAGGGGTCTTTGGGTGGAGATATTTTGGGGGGGGGGCTGTGTTGTTAGCATAGCATGTTGATTAGGCAATTTTGAGGATATTGAAGAGATCATGGGTGGCGGAGGCACATGCATCTCGTACACTTTGAGGGATCAGGTTGTTCAACAACCAACCTAACATCAATCAAAATTAAGTATGATTTTCTGCTCACTTTATTCAAAGCTGCGCAATTAACAATGCCTACCCATTAACCTTATTGAATCATGTGCTGActtttaacaataatattacTTGAAATTTTTGGAGACTTAAATCGAGAGTCAAGTTGCTccccacaatatatatatatatatatatatatatatatatatatctatatatatatatatatatatatatctttccgTCTTCCGAGTAGGATCCAGaacatctttctttctttcttttaatctttttataagcGAGTCGcaaggtttttgttttcttcctttAAATGATGGGCACTATAGAGAGGACATAGAAGACAGGcaactctttatttttatttttattattatatctatcaaaaattttatttatagtaatttttaCGTATTCTTTTATACACTTTATTAACTTTATTAATGTAGTTAATTACGtcactttttaatattaaataattattttgactaattatatctatcaataaaatatataaagaatatataaaaataaatccacgcAGAAAAACTCTATCTATTCCCTACACTGGCCCcactggagagagagagagagagagagagagattgcacAAGTTGGACTACTTCATACTTTATTGGCTTTTCTGCGTACCAGTTCTTTCCATATACGTACAATAGGCAAACCGATGCATGTTTCAAAGTCGATGCCAAAAGTTGCAAGGAAAGCTTTGTACTTTGTGAAAGGGTTATTATATTCATTGATGGCACACTCATTTGTGTAGTGCATTTTAAGcagttttaactttttgttataaactaattattaagtGAAAAATTACTAAAGATCGATCACATCAATCAACTTGTACAGCaattaattagaatatcatGCATATTGCTATTAAAACACGTGCATAGTACTGCTGATCATACATATTTCATTGCATTGATACATTGCTTTTATGGTGGAATGGTAATAAAATAGACGATAGGTAATTAACTAAAGGGACATGAATTCAGTTGAAGACTGAACCACTGACCATTTGTGATTCTTATACTAGAACTTGTACTATTCGAATATTAGCAGAACTTGTTGCTGTAATGGCGATTCTACTTCAGTAGAGCCTCTGGTTTTGCATCCTGCAAATACGAAGAAATTTCAACCGAATTAGGCATGGCACTAAAAAGGAGCATTctttgaaagaagaagaagaagaagaaggcatcTTGTCCATGGGTGCAAaacatataatacattatagTTAATGACTTTagattttgtatatgattggGTATATGCAAATTTCGAGTAAGCCTGAGCATGATATTGTCATTTGAGGCCCTGTTTGGTACGGGTTTCGGAAATAGTACTTGCTTTTGGGTTCTAAACAAAAATGGCTTTCAAAAGCAACCAAAGTACGTCTAATATACCGACGAAACGACAGTTTTGAAGTGTATCTTATTCTTAACAACTactgcaaggaaaaaaaatagttcaaaGGAAGGAAATTCTTCTGGTGGCATGGACAATGGTTAAGGATTTTAGACAGAGAGCTTATGTTGTATGTACGTGTAAAACCAAAGTAGAATATGCTTAGCATTGTGTGGGTGTATTTGTGTGTGCAGACAAGAGGTCAGGGTCAGTTAGCTTAGGTGAAAAAGctttaaaaacttatttttaactACCTCTTGTCCTCGTCGGGCATGTTTCCCTGGCCAGTTGTCTTGTACTTTGGGAAGGGCACTCGGCCAGACTCGATACGTTGGACATCCTCCAGAAGTTCTTGATAGCGTCTTTTCACCTCTTCTTCAGTTTTCCCACCAACGGCCTTAGCAACATTGTACCAACGGTCTGGGGTGTCCTTATCGTACACAGCCAGAGCCCTCTCGAAGGCCTTGTTGTCCTTGGCACTCCAAGAGTCGGAGCTTTTTGAGGACATTGAACTGGATGCCATTTTCTGAGCTAGGGTACTGAGGCTGTTTGCAAAGGAAAAGAAGGAACACTGTATACTGAGTGATTGCAGGAAGGAATGAGTgtaaaaagcaagaaaaagaagatttcTGATCTAAGGTGTTAAAAGCAAGGAAGCAAATAGGAAAAGCTGAAAGGACAAAGATGGTCAGTCAGAGAAGTTTGAAGAGAGTCTAGAGAGAAAGACTTGTAGTCAAGGGGTGATATGTGCAGGGAGATGCCAACTTCTTCTCCTTTTATAAGCAGGAGTGGAGGGGGCTGAGGTGGGGTATTGCCAGTTTGGGCAGAAATCTTCCCCAAATTCCTGTGGGATTTTTATGATATGTAACCTTTGGAACCACAGAAGGAAATGGGACCAAGAAGAACTGCAATGATTTGGGAGAATCAGTACCTCCAAGGGATTATATACTTGAAAAGGTGTTAGAAGTTCATAAAATAGTAGAACCAATATTCCCCAAAAAACCCTTTCGTGTTTTGCAGATAATCAGGGCTAAGCAAAATTCACATGGGTTGGTTAGGATGACTGTGGAAGTCGCCTAACTCCTAGAAAACTCAGTAGAAGTCACAGGGCAAGCTTCTCCATTTGTTTTTGGAGTTAATTTAGATTTACCCTTTTTCCCTTACATTTTACACCTAGCAGTTGCAGGGTCAGAGGCTCATAGGTCGGCCCGACCTCAAACCACAACCAAGTGTTTCACGTGTGCACCGCAAtccatattttcttatttctgttCGAAAGAGATCTATGTTCTGCAATAAAAGCTTTTTGAGCTCTCTGCATTGCAGGTCATGATCGATCTTTTCAGTGTAATCTGTCCAAGTTTACTACAGTTCAGCTTCTGAAAGTGCTGGCAGTGGCAGGATGGATCCGTACATTTATTAAATCATTGTGATATGATATCCctctctatttttgttttttatttcttgtaatCCGAGGAGAGGTTGGAGGTCAACATATGCTACCTACCCTTTTAGCAGTTTGAACATTCCTGAATGTGTCAGCGAGGGGTGCCTGATTAGCAGGCAAACTGGTTTGGCTTTTTTACTCTGGAAGAAAAGCAAATTAAAACAAACCATATTACTGCATTCCCTGCTCAAGATGGAAAAGACTTTCTACTCCCAACAAACGTACTTAATTTGTAGATTACTTTCTAATCGGACCATGAAAGTTCCCTAATCGATATCATCCAAATTCAATGAACAACCAAGGGCCCTGTTACTGTGTTACATCTCCTTACCTTTCATGAACTTTAAGATGCAGGACTGCAGAGAAGCCCCTTCCCTTTCAATCTTTCATAGTTTTTTGTTCTAGCAATTTTTCATTCCGAAACTCAAAAAATGCAATACCGCATATGGTTTTTGTAACCAGGGGGCACAGGCATTAGTGACAAGGCTTGCTAGTTCAGAGTTGTGTGCTCAACATGGAAGAAGGCTGATCTCcacatatttttagatttggtTTCTAGAAGTAGTTTTGTAGCTGTCCATATTATGCTCAGTTAAGAAGCATCACAGTAGAGAGCATGACGCATCACAGTAGTCAGTTTGGAATCAAAAGCTTAAGTCTAACAAAGAATCATATGTCGGATCCGGGCGGTGTGAGACCATAGCTTTAGTCCGAAAGTTGGTATATGGTAGCCCCAACCTACAGGCCTATGTTGGAGAAAGTCTTGCAAGTAGACTTCAGTTTAGTCTATTCACCATCAGAGAATCTATGAAACCAAATTCCCACATTGGGAGGGAAGTAGGAGTAGAATGGCTGAAACAATGAACTTCAGTTTCAGGAAATGTTGAATGGTATATGATTCCTTTTTGCAGAACAAAATGTGTTCTGAATATTAACTTGTCTAAAACCATATTGTTTTTGCCGTAGTAATTCCATGTATTGCCTgtctatatatacatgcactATCCAGAGATTTTAATGTCAAATTGCAAACTTCCTTGAACTTTTGAAATTCTTTACCAAATAATCTTCTAATGACAGCAGTTATTCTTGATTAAGTAGAAGCCAAAGTGGCCCCAAGTTGTCAAGTTGCAGGAGTCATGGTCATGGGATTTTGGCCACAAACATTGGGGCTAGCTCTGATCATTAGTTGAAAACTACTGGAGCAATTTTTCCAGGAATCTGTacgaaagaaataaaaaggaaaaaagaaaaaaaggcgATGCTTTGAGATTCACCCGGCTAAAAACACCAAGTccattttaatagaataaagtAATATCTCAAGAATCCTTGAGACTTTTCAACAACTGGTAGTGGTCCCTCCTTACAAATGGGAGAAAGGGTATTAAACATGTTTATCTGAATTTTATGCCATATTAAGCCACTTATACCAGTTACTTGTCATGGAGGGGACCTGGAATCTCCATTAATGGTGAGGGGCAAAAGTCCACTCAAACTTGGCCCACTGGTCCTACATTGGCCGCAAAACAAAAttagctttttttttctctttctttttaatattaatgataggtataagttttaaataatcaaattttatataaatttttttataaaaaatgaggtttattaataaaaaataacttatttcATACTTTCTTAAGTAGTGttcatttttttactaaaatttatatgatttttacaaatcattcttaatttttaaatcatttctattttttgaatGGAACCTTCAACAAAGTGGGCAACTTTGGGAACTGCAAATTCTAATTAGGAGATGTGGCCGTTGGAAAGGAAAGGAACTTCAAATAATTGTCAGGGAATATGCACGTAGACATTCCAGTTTGATCAACGAAAACCTCCTTACAGGACAGGGTCGGTAAGCATTTGTCAGCATGAATTGAGCCTATGAGGTTGGCTTGAGTTAGTGGAAGGAAAATCTCCATTTCTGAGAATTGAATTAAATCTCTGCATGCCTGTATTCTCGAATCATCACACTGATCTGATCTTGTCTCGTCGTTTTCCTATCATAGTCGGTTCcttatcttttatcttcttcGCGATTTTTCTTGAGGTGTCGTCCAGAATACTTAATCAagtttatcttttatttttttaaataaaaaatatttcaatatatttaaaatcatttctttaattattaaataaaaaaaaatttatcagcCAGTCAAATAGAGCTATACAATTGAGAAAgt from Juglans microcarpa x Juglans regia isolate MS1-56 chromosome 3S, Jm3101_v1.0, whole genome shotgun sequence encodes:
- the LOC121258311 gene encoding protein RADIALIS-like 1, translated to MASSSMSSKSSDSWSAKDNKAFERALAVYDKDTPDRWYNVAKAVGGKTEEEVKRRYQELLEDVQRIESGRVPFPKYKTTGQGNMPDEDKRMQNQRLY